One genomic segment of Helicobacter enhydrae includes these proteins:
- the rlmN gene encoding 23S rRNA (adenine(2503)-C(2))-methyltransferase RlmN, with protein sequence MKQNIYDYTLKELEEMFSPSFRAKQIYHWLYVRYEQDFAKMDNLPKSLKQELLENFQVQNLSLITKQVSIDGSQKYLFRTHDGLSFESVFIKMRDKKLDENGKVLEGEKYTFCLSSQVGCKVGCAFCSTAKGGFVRNLSAGEIVEQVVQLKKDNGLAPEKRVNLVYMGMGEPLDNFANVTKAIRIIAELEGLSISTRRQTISTSGIAPKIKQLGELGLGVQLAISLHAVDDALRTRLIPMNKAYNIEQVLDAVRSFPVDLRKRVMFEYLVIKGVNDDLQSAKKLLKLLNGIRAKVNLISFNPHQESEFERPDEQKVKEFADFLIQKGLLCTIRESKGIDISAACGQLREEEKKFHMKHLREG encoded by the coding sequence ATGAAACAGAATATTTATGATTACACTCTCAAAGAACTAGAGGAAATGTTTTCTCCGTCCTTTCGCGCAAAGCAAATCTACCATTGGTTGTATGTGCGTTATGAGCAAGATTTTGCAAAAATGGACAATCTCCCCAAATCATTGAAGCAGGAACTTTTGGAAAATTTTCAAGTCCAAAATCTTTCTTTGATTACCAAGCAAGTGAGCATTGATGGGAGTCAAAAATATCTATTTCGCACCCACGATGGTTTGAGTTTTGAGAGTGTGTTTATCAAGATGAGAGACAAAAAGCTCGATGAAAACGGCAAGGTCCTTGAGGGTGAAAAATACACCTTTTGTCTTTCTTCGCAAGTGGGGTGCAAGGTGGGCTGTGCTTTTTGCTCCACTGCCAAAGGGGGCTTTGTGCGTAATCTGAGTGCAGGGGAAATCGTCGAGCAGGTGGTGCAACTCAAAAAAGATAATGGACTTGCTCCAGAAAAGCGTGTCAATCTCGTTTATATGGGGATGGGAGAGCCACTAGATAATTTTGCAAATGTAACCAAGGCGATTAGAATCATTGCAGAGCTTGAGGGGCTTTCTATCTCAACAAGGCGTCAAACCATCTCAACAAGTGGAATCGCACCCAAAATCAAGCAGTTGGGAGAGCTTGGTTTGGGCGTGCAGTTGGCGATTTCCTTGCACGCCGTAGATGATGCATTACGCACCCGATTGATTCCGATGAACAAAGCTTACAACATCGAGCAGGTGCTTGATGCGGTGAGATCTTTTCCTGTGGATTTACGCAAGCGTGTGATGTTTGAATATTTGGTGATCAAGGGGGTCAATGATGATTTGCAGAGTGCAAAAAAATTGCTCAAGCTCCTCAATGGCATTCGTGCAAAAGTCAATCTGATTTCTTTCAATCCTCACCAAGAGAGCGAGTTTGAACGCCCAGATGAGCAAAAAGTCAAAGAGTTTGCAGATTTTCTAATCCAAAAGGGGCTATTATGCACGATTAGAGAATCCAAAGGGATTGACATCAGTGCAGCGTGTGGTCAGTTGCGTGAGGAAGAAAAAAAGTTTCATATGAAACATTTGAGAGAGGGCTAA
- a CDS encoding glycosyltransferase family 10 domain-containing protein yields the protein MQEIKLNVVDWWEEKLEYNYFLSFLSKKYKIIQSDKPDFLLCSVFGNQHLEYDCIKIFYTGEAITPDFNFYDYALGFDYLDFGDRYLRYPLFLLDQKTFKLAEQKHLLKDEAKLLQRDFCSFVVSNGNAHPIRKEFFEALSKINFVASGGRYQNNIGKYVENKLDFIQSYKFNIAFENSRYAGYCTEKIIDAFAAQSIPIYWGDPSLKTTFKNNGGGEIAS from the coding sequence ATGCAGGAAATCAAGCTTAATGTAGTGGATTGGTGGGAAGAAAAATTAGAATATAATTATTTTCTTTCATTCCTTTCTAAAAAATACAAAATCATCCAAAGTGATAAACCTGACTTTTTGCTTTGTAGTGTTTTTGGCAATCAGCATCTAGAATATGATTGCATCAAAATCTTTTATACTGGAGAGGCAATCACACCTGATTTTAATTTTTATGACTATGCATTGGGTTTTGATTATTTGGATTTTGGGGACAGATATTTGCGTTATCCCCTTTTTTTATTGGATCAAAAAACCTTCAAACTAGCCGAACAAAAACATCTGCTAAAAGATGAAGCAAAGCTACTCCAAAGAGATTTTTGTAGTTTTGTAGTCAGTAATGGAAATGCTCATCCCATTAGAAAAGAATTTTTTGAGGCATTAAGTAAAATTAATTTTGTAGCAAGTGGTGGCAGATATCAAAACAATATTGGAAAATATGTAGAAAATAAGCTTGATTTTATTCAATCCTATAAGTTTAATATTGCCTTTGAAAACTCAAGATATGCAGGCTATTGCACTGAAAAAATTATTGATGCATTTGCAGCACAAAGCATCCCTATTTATTGGGGTGATCCTAGCTTAAAAACGACATTTAAAAATAATGGGGGGGGGGAGATAGCGTCCTGA
- a CDS encoding 5'-methylthioadenosine/S-adenosylhomocysteine nucleosidase family protein, with protein sequence MFVCAGNGEEFEFAQSIGVGLVESAIHLSKLCTSQQIDGLIFLGSAGSYDQEIPLLELFVSTHATQIDSSFLRGESYTPIPQEIKNLENVSYETIRAILSLNLPQAIVNSSNYISTDSVYASAMKERGILLENMEFFSVLAVARRLALPALGVFCVSNYCGSKAHQEFVSNRIEVIRRLKVAIQNL encoded by the coding sequence ATGTTTGTTTGTGCTGGAAATGGAGAAGAGTTTGAGTTTGCTCAAAGTATTGGTGTTGGGCTGGTAGAAAGTGCAATCCATTTGAGCAAACTCTGCACATCTCAACAAATCGATGGGTTGATATTTTTGGGAAGTGCAGGAAGCTATGACCAAGAGATCCCCCTGCTAGAGCTTTTTGTAAGCACTCACGCTACCCAAATCGATAGCTCTTTTTTGAGAGGAGAGAGCTACACTCCAATCCCGCAAGAAATCAAAAATCTTGAAAATGTTTCATATGAAACAATCAGAGCAATCCTCTCTTTGAATCTCCCCCAAGCCATCGTGAATTCTAGCAATTATATCAGCACAGATTCTGTTTATGCGTCTGCAATGAAAGAGAGGGGGATTTTGCTAGAAAATATGGAGTTTTTTTCGGTGCTTGCTGTGGCAAGGCGACTTGCTCTCCCCGCTTTGGGGGTGTTTTGTGTGAGTAATTATTGTGGAAGCAAGGCTCATCAGGAGTTTGTGAGCAATAGGATAGAAGTGATAAGGAGGCTCAAGGTGGCTATACAAAATCTCTAA
- the rsmA gene encoding 16S rRNA (adenine(1518)-N(6)/adenine(1519)-N(6))-dimethyltransferase RsmA, producing the protein MNYKAKKKFGQNFLKESIYLDQIVQSIPNTPIQVIEIGVGLGDLTERLLKFHKLIAYEVDEDLCSLLNDREFFGKDNLTLIHRDVLECSDAVGWLHKEPYFLVSNLPYYIATHIVLKLLRDPMCQGLVVMTQKEVAEKFCADVGDRDFCALSIIAQSVGNIKMLFEVPPTAFSPAPKVDSAVFQVQKTQEFWHIQELCDLETLLKCAFQAPRKKLAKNLCSLYPKAKIDGIFQDLMLDTNLRPHQVSTSLYHQIYDKLKG; encoded by the coding sequence GTGAATTATAAAGCAAAAAAAAAGTTCGGTCAGAACTTTCTGAAAGAAAGCATTTATTTGGATCAGATTGTCCAATCCATTCCCAATACACCAATACAAGTGATTGAAATTGGGGTTGGCTTGGGTGATTTAACAGAGAGGCTACTAAAATTCCACAAATTGATAGCCTATGAAGTTGATGAAGACTTGTGTTCTTTGCTTAATGATAGAGAGTTTTTTGGAAAAGACAATCTCACCCTCATCCATCGCGATGTTTTGGAGTGTAGCGATGCTGTGGGTTGGTTGCACAAAGAGCCATATTTTTTGGTTTCAAACCTTCCATACTACATCGCGACGCATATTGTGCTGAAGCTTTTGCGTGATCCGATGTGTCAAGGGTTGGTTGTGATGACACAAAAAGAAGTGGCAGAAAAATTCTGTGCAGATGTAGGAGACCGCGATTTTTGTGCATTGAGTATCATTGCCCAAAGTGTTGGAAACATCAAGATGCTATTTGAAGTTCCACCCACTGCCTTTTCACCTGCTCCAAAGGTAGATTCAGCCGTTTTTCAAGTCCAAAAAACTCAAGAATTTTGGCACATCCAAGAGTTGTGCGATTTGGAGACACTGCTCAAGTGTGCATTCCAAGCACCTCGCAAGAAATTAGCCAAAAATCTCTGCTCACTCTATCCCAAAGCAAAAATCGATGGGATTTTTCAAGACCTGATGCTTGATACAAACCTAAGACCCCATCAAGTCTCAACTTCGCTCTATCACCAAATATATGACAAATTGAAAGGATAA
- a CDS encoding ribonuclease J — MEKENTPNKPETRQEGKTYRNERHKHNDHHTDGERKPPYQRWSGKNHHSPNNRNPKDQDTRSENGVRKIENTNEKGNLNLHRELKKSVDANTRIQKHSLNPHHKLNLNSKSKVRITPLGGLGEIGGNMTIIETEKSAIIIDVGMSFPDESMHGVDILVPDFSYLRAIKDKIEAVIITHAHEDHIGAVPYLYKQMQFPIYGTPLPLGMISAKFDEHGLKKYRSLFRMIEKRRPIQIGDFEIEWINITHSIIDASALAIRTEAGVIIHTGDFKIDHTPIDGLPTDLHRLAHYGEEGVMLLLSDSTNSHRSGTTPSEAIIGPNFDNLFKDAQGRVIMSTFSSNIHRVYQAITYGIKYNRKVAVIGRSMEKNLEIARELGYISIPQGVFIEAHEVEKYPDTEVLIVTTGSQGETMSALYRMATDEHRHIKIKPSDLIIISAKAIPGNESSVSAVINFLQKSGAKVAYQDFGEIHVSGHASQEEQKLMLRLIKPKFFLPVHGEYNHIAKHKETAIKCGVLEKNIYLMEDGDQIEVNPNYIRKVRSVKTGKTFIDNQADREIEYNTILDRQNLANDGILTISAKINKRTMDFEGEVRISSFGLTSSKDERFIAKEIAESLKLMLQAFKKDLTSKALEIEARGLLKKLLFKRYKKYPMLCINFFLD, encoded by the coding sequence ATGGAAAAAGAAAACACACCAAACAAGCCAGAAACTCGACAAGAGGGCAAAACCTATCGCAATGAACGGCACAAGCACAACGACCATCATACAGACGGAGAGAGGAAGCCCCCATATCAGCGTTGGAGTGGCAAAAACCATCACTCTCCAAACAATAGGAATCCAAAAGATCAGGACACCAGAAGTGAAAATGGGGTGAGAAAAATCGAAAACACCAATGAAAAAGGCAATCTCAATCTACATCGTGAGCTCAAAAAGAGCGTAGATGCCAACACAAGAATCCAAAAGCATTCTCTAAATCCTCACCACAAGCTCAATCTCAATTCTAAGAGTAAAGTTAGGATCACGCCACTTGGAGGGCTTGGGGAGATTGGCGGCAATATGACGATCATCGAAACAGAAAAATCAGCGATCATCATTGATGTGGGGATGAGCTTCCCTGATGAAAGTATGCACGGGGTTGATATTTTGGTCCCAGATTTTAGCTACCTACGCGCTATCAAAGACAAAATTGAAGCTGTGATTATCACACACGCACACGAGGATCATATCGGTGCTGTTCCTTATCTATACAAGCAAATGCAGTTTCCAATCTATGGCACACCTCTACCACTTGGAATGATTAGTGCCAAATTTGATGAACACGGACTCAAAAAATACCGCTCATTGTTTCGGATGATTGAGAAACGCAGACCGATTCAAATCGGGGATTTTGAAATAGAGTGGATCAATATCACGCATTCTATTATCGATGCTTCAGCACTTGCCATCAGAACAGAGGCTGGAGTGATCATCCACACAGGAGATTTCAAAATCGACCACACTCCGATTGATGGCTTGCCTACAGATTTGCATCGTTTGGCACATTATGGAGAGGAGGGAGTGATGTTGCTACTTAGTGATTCTACAAACTCTCATCGCAGTGGCACCACTCCAAGTGAGGCAATCATTGGTCCAAACTTTGACAATTTATTCAAGGACGCTCAAGGGCGTGTCATCATGAGCACATTTAGCTCCAATATCCACCGCGTCTATCAAGCGATCACTTATGGAATCAAATACAATAGAAAAGTTGCAGTGATTGGGCGTTCAATGGAAAAAAACCTAGAAATCGCAAGAGAGTTGGGCTATATCTCTATTCCTCAAGGAGTGTTTATCGAAGCACACGAAGTCGAGAAATATCCTGATACAGAAGTTTTGATCGTGACAACAGGCTCACAGGGTGAAACAATGAGCGCACTCTATCGTATGGCAACAGATGAACACCGCCATATCAAAATCAAACCCAGCGACCTTATTATCATTTCTGCCAAAGCCATACCGGGCAATGAAAGCTCAGTTTCTGCCGTGATTAATTTCTTGCAAAAATCAGGGGCAAAGGTTGCCTATCAAGATTTTGGAGAGATTCATGTCAGCGGACACGCTTCACAAGAAGAGCAAAAGCTTATGCTACGACTCATCAAACCCAAATTCTTCCTCCCAGTGCATGGAGAGTATAACCACATCGCCAAACACAAAGAAACAGCCATCAAATGCGGTGTGCTAGAAAAAAATATTTATCTTATGGAGGATGGCGATCAAATCGAAGTCAATCCAAACTACATACGCAAGGTGCGATCTGTCAAAACGGGCAAAACTTTCATCGACAATCAAGCAGATCGTGAAATTGAATACAACACGATTTTGGATCGCCAAAACCTTGCAAATGATGGGATCCTCACAATCAGTGCCAAAATCAACAAAAGAACGATGGATTTTGAAGGCGAAGTGAGAATCTCTAGCTTTGGTTTGACTTCCTCAAAAGATGAACGCTTCATAGCAAAAGAGATTGCAGAATCCCTCAAGCTAATGCTTCAAGCATTCAAAAAAGATTTGACTTCCAAAGCCCTAGAAATCGAAGCGCGAGGGTTACTCAAAAAGCTCCTTTTCAAACGCTACAAAAAATACCCAATGCTTTGCATTAATTTCTTTTTGGATTGA
- a CDS encoding KpsF/GutQ family sugar-phosphate isomerase: MKQIAQEVLLNEAQTLIDSSHTLDFGEFERIVECIFNTRGKLIVMGVGKSGHIGAKIAATLASTGTPSFFIHPTEALHGDLGMIQQEDSILAISYSGESDELKAVLPHIKKRGIKIITMSKDKQSSISQMGDYFLSIAIKREACPLNIAPTSSTTLTLALGDVLSACLIKKRNFTHFDFASFHPGGSLGKRLFVQVKDLMQTTNLPLISPQTLLQDAIITMSEARLGSAIIVENDRVLGILSDGDLRRAMLREDFELKKEVMFYATNNPKLCNDASLLAFDALKLMEKHKIQCLIITDDMQKIQGVLHLHTLITAGIQ, from the coding sequence ATGAAACAGATTGCACAAGAAGTTTTGCTCAATGAGGCACAGACCCTCATTGATTCAAGCCATACTTTGGATTTTGGGGAGTTTGAACGCATTGTTGAATGCATATTCAATACGCGTGGCAAACTCATTGTGATGGGTGTAGGCAAAAGTGGGCACATTGGTGCAAAAATTGCTGCCACACTAGCAAGCACGGGAACTCCTAGTTTTTTTATCCACCCCACAGAAGCTCTGCACGGGGATTTGGGGATGATCCAGCAAGAAGATTCAATCCTAGCCATTAGCTATAGTGGCGAGAGTGATGAACTCAAAGCCGTCCTCCCACACATCAAAAAAAGAGGGATCAAAATCATCACGATGAGCAAAGACAAACAAAGCTCTATCTCTCAAATGGGCGATTATTTTTTGAGTATCGCTATCAAGAGAGAGGCTTGTCCTCTCAATATCGCCCCCACAAGCTCTACAACGCTGACTTTGGCTCTTGGCGATGTGCTCTCTGCGTGTCTCATCAAAAAACGCAATTTCACGCACTTTGATTTTGCCTCATTCCATCCGGGTGGTAGCTTGGGCAAACGACTATTTGTCCAAGTCAAGGATTTGATGCAAACAACAAACCTCCCCCTCATTAGTCCGCAAACCTTGCTCCAAGACGCGATCATCACGATGAGCGAGGCACGACTAGGAAGTGCCATCATCGTAGAAAACGATCGAGTTTTGGGCATTTTGAGTGATGGCGATCTAAGAAGGGCAATGCTTAGAGAGGACTTTGAGCTAAAAAAAGAAGTGATGTTTTATGCCACCAACAACCCAAAGCTCTGCAATGATGCCAGTCTTTTGGCTTTTGATGCTCTCAAGCTAATGGAAAAACACAAAATACAATGCTTAATCATCACCGATGATATGCAAAAGATTCAAGGGGTGCTCCATTTGCACACTCTCATTACGGCAGGTATCCAATGA
- a CDS encoding DUF2443 family protein translates to MRVDPILQRIDQMTQEMENAKLELQIALNLVGLSMQEYIMIKRGAQDLPESVSLWALEEVNQRAEQLKHHLDRLNRLKKELFVF, encoded by the coding sequence ATGAGAGTTGATCCGATTTTGCAACGGATTGATCAAATGACTCAAGAAATGGAAAATGCAAAGCTTGAGCTTCAGATCGCTCTAAATCTTGTAGGACTCAGTATGCAAGAATACATTATGATCAAAAGGGGTGCTCAAGATTTGCCAGAATCAGTGAGCTTATGGGCACTTGAGGAAGTCAATCAGCGTGCAGAACAACTCAAGCACCACCTTGATAGGCTCAATCGCCTCAAAAAAGAGTTATTTGTTTTTTAG
- a CDS encoding ABC-type transport auxiliary lipoprotein family protein: MKRILIFSGLSMILAGCFSLKTPLPYVEYYDLDIPQSKYKQCQKPVSIAIANIQSAPIYNTTEILSKKQDGSVKSLPNLGWVDLPKNLIKKNLIKTLNHSCVKTLVAPFGGVKYDYLLKAELLNFEVVSKDNKEVWVALFYEFSRADEFQIIQSNVIEKRVKVKNNQIIEAFSQALDDVIGSLMNAIESKYLKNK; the protein is encoded by the coding sequence ATGAAAAGGATTCTGATTTTTTCAGGTTTATCGATGATATTGGCGGGGTGCTTTAGTCTCAAAACCCCTTTGCCCTATGTGGAATACTATGATTTGGACATACCTCAATCCAAATACAAGCAGTGTCAAAAACCTGTGAGCATTGCGATTGCAAACATTCAATCAGCCCCAATTTATAACACAACAGAGATTTTGTCCAAAAAACAAGATGGCAGTGTCAAAAGTCTCCCCAATCTTGGATGGGTGGATTTGCCCAAAAACCTGATCAAAAAAAATCTGATCAAAACCCTCAATCACTCTTGTGTCAAAACCTTGGTGGCTCCTTTTGGTGGAGTGAAATATGATTATTTGCTTAAAGCAGAATTGTTAAACTTTGAAGTGGTTTCTAAAGACAACAAAGAAGTGTGGGTGGCTTTGTTTTATGAGTTTTCTAGAGCCGATGAGTTTCAAATCATACAAAGCAATGTGATCGAAAAACGCGTAAAAGTCAAAAACAATCAAATCATTGAGGCATTTTCTCAAGCCCTTGATGATGTCATTGGGAGCTTGATGAATGCTATAGAATCAAAATATCTAAAAAACAAATAA
- a CDS encoding MlaD family protein, with protein MERNVNFVYIGGLFLAIVILMIGFILWIGGTSFDDDEYDKYVLYSSKAISGVGVNTPIRYNGIPIGKVYSVDFKPDDMSKIELRFRIDKGIKIRSGACLSTDTQGLAGSTFLTLIQGNGEVVPSGSVLCFRQGLMGRIFENVEQSSEDVKEMLAGFKSMLDEESGRDIKELLAAVKQITLNLETTRKNIDDLSIVMMRAIEHFDSNLKRGDYNVRAILAPLILKAEGSLSEVDRFFGKANSLLERLERNPYETFFGQRESKQEAGK; from the coding sequence GTGGAAAGAAATGTGAATTTTGTGTATATCGGTGGCTTGTTTTTAGCCATTGTGATTTTGATGATTGGTTTTATTTTGTGGATTGGTGGCACAAGCTTTGATGATGATGAATATGATAAATATGTGCTTTATTCTTCAAAGGCGATTTCTGGTGTGGGGGTGAATACGCCGATTCGCTACAACGGCATACCGATTGGCAAAGTGTATAGCGTAGATTTCAAGCCTGATGATATGAGCAAAATTGAGTTGAGGTTTAGGATTGATAAAGGTATCAAGATCCGAAGCGGGGCGTGTTTGAGCACAGACACTCAAGGGTTGGCAGGCTCGACATTTTTGACTTTGATTCAAGGCAATGGGGAAGTGGTGCCAAGTGGCTCTGTTTTGTGTTTCAGACAGGGGTTGATGGGGAGGATTTTTGAAAATGTGGAGCAAAGTAGTGAAGATGTCAAAGAAATGTTGGCTGGTTTCAAATCAATGCTTGATGAAGAGAGCGGACGCGACATCAAAGAGCTTCTTGCTGCAGTCAAGCAAATCACTCTCAATTTGGAAACAACGCGTAAAAATATCGATGATTTGAGCATTGTGATGATGCGTGCCATCGAGCATTTTGATAGCAATCTCAAAAGAGGGGATTACAATGTGCGTGCGATTTTGGCTCCTTTGATTTTGAAAGCAGAGGGGAGTTTGAGCGAGGTTGATCGTTTCTTTGGCAAGGCAAATTCATTGCTTGAGCGTTTGGAGAGAAATCCTTATGAGACTTTTTTCGGACAACGCGAGAGTAAGCAGGAGGCAGGAAAATGA
- a CDS encoding ABC transporter ATP-binding protein, whose product MSGVLEVKNLITAYQQDIIHNDISFEVQKGEIFGILGGSGSGKSTLLRSILCLNPVVSGEILLFGEDVVFAKILQREKILRRCGVLFQFGALFSSMSVLENVGVLLKEYSSYPQKMIDENSKMWLSLVGLSPKVYTLYPYELSGGMKKRVALARALSLSPDILFLDEPTSGLDPASSEKFDALILKLREILGITIVMVTHDLDSIKDCLDRFIVLEKQHIVFDGALQNMTHSSNVGELFLCQRGTRIWSNDSN is encoded by the coding sequence ATGAGTGGTGTGCTTGAGGTCAAGAATCTAATCACTGCCTATCAGCAAGACATTATCCACAATGATATTAGTTTTGAGGTGCAAAAGGGGGAGATTTTTGGGATTTTGGGTGGGAGTGGGAGTGGCAAAAGCACTCTGCTTAGAAGTATTTTGTGTCTCAATCCTGTGGTCAGTGGCGAGATTTTGCTTTTTGGAGAGGATGTTGTGTTTGCAAAAATCTTGCAAAGAGAAAAGATTTTGAGACGCTGTGGAGTCTTGTTTCAGTTTGGAGCACTTTTTAGCTCGATGAGTGTGCTAGAAAATGTAGGCGTTTTGCTCAAAGAGTATTCCTCATATCCTCAAAAAATGATTGATGAAAATTCCAAAATGTGGCTCTCTCTTGTGGGGCTATCTCCCAAAGTCTATACGCTCTATCCTTATGAGTTGAGTGGTGGAATGAAAAAACGCGTTGCCCTTGCTAGGGCTTTGTCTTTGAGTCCTGATATTTTGTTTTTGGATGAGCCAACAAGTGGATTGGATCCTGCAAGTAGTGAGAAATTTGATGCCTTGATTTTGAAGCTTAGGGAGATACTAGGGATTACTATTGTAATGGTGACACACGATCTTGATTCGATCAAAGATTGCCTAGATCGTTTTATTGTGTTGGAAAAACAGCATATTGTTTTTGATGGTGCTTTGCAAAATATGACGCACTCAAGCAATGTTGGGGAATTGTTTTTGTGCCAAAGAGGCACAAGAATCTGGAGCAATGATTCTAATTAA
- a CDS encoding MlaE family ABC transporter permease, whose amino-acid sequence MRTSVCAKVMTLHFEGVCDYDTFTPLNQKDFEQYEQVLLDCAKIEKMDFSFVVYLDSFFQEMQLPYEVVNAQEEFLEMFALATSQKANLTQQTGVAKSNLVTEIGKKVYATFDGFLNFLDFFGNLVSSLLMTLLHPSLLRFRALLYHLNHSAFRALPIGLSTCFIVSAAISVQGVLQLQKMGAGIVSVETMAKLALREMGPFILALVIAGRSASSYTAQIGVMRITEELDAMKTMGFDWFRFIVLPRFLALIIGMPLLVFVADFASLFASALVIMWQTGITFSQYVERFYENVGMMHMWIGVIKAPFFGAAIAIVGCYRGFEIRGDTQSVGNYTTISVVNALFWIIALNALFSVIFTRFDV is encoded by the coding sequence ATGAGGACTTCTGTTTGTGCCAAAGTGATGACTTTGCACTTCGAGGGTGTTTGTGATTATGATACCTTCACTCCTTTGAATCAAAAAGACTTTGAACAATACGAGCAGGTGTTGCTTGATTGTGCCAAGATTGAAAAGATGGATTTTTCTTTTGTGGTGTATTTGGATTCGTTTTTTCAAGAAATGCAACTGCCCTATGAGGTGGTGAATGCTCAAGAGGAGTTTCTAGAGATGTTTGCATTGGCGACTTCTCAAAAGGCAAATTTGACGCAACAAACAGGGGTTGCCAAATCAAATCTAGTCACAGAGATTGGCAAAAAAGTCTATGCGACTTTTGATGGCTTCCTTAATTTTTTGGATTTTTTTGGCAATCTGGTGTCTAGTTTGCTGATGACATTGTTGCACCCATCTTTGTTGCGTTTTAGGGCATTGCTATACCATCTCAATCATTCTGCATTTCGTGCATTGCCCATTGGCTTGAGCACTTGTTTCATTGTCAGTGCAGCTATTAGTGTGCAAGGAGTGTTGCAGTTGCAAAAAATGGGGGCTGGGATTGTGAGTGTTGAAACGATGGCAAAACTTGCATTGCGTGAGATGGGTCCATTTATTTTGGCACTAGTGATTGCTGGACGCAGTGCTTCAAGCTATACCGCTCAGATTGGAGTGATGCGAATCACCGAAGAGCTTGATGCGATGAAAACAATGGGTTTTGATTGGTTTAGATTCATCGTTTTGCCTCGCTTTTTGGCTCTTATTATTGGGATGCCTTTGCTTGTTTTTGTGGCAGATTTTGCTTCACTTTTTGCAAGTGCCTTGGTGATTATGTGGCAAACGGGCATTACTTTTTCGCAATATGTCGAGCGTTTTTATGAGAATGTGGGGATGATGCACATGTGGATTGGCGTGATCAAAGCCCCATTTTTTGGTGCTGCTATCGCGATTGTCGGGTGCTATCGAGGTTTTGAGATTCGCGGAGATACGCAATCTGTGGGCAACTATACGACGATTAGTGTGGTCAATGCGTTGTTTTGGATTATTGCACTCAATGCGTTGTTTTCTGTGATTTTTACAAGGTTTGATGTATGA